In Nymphaea colorata isolate Beijing-Zhang1983 chromosome 5, ASM883128v2, whole genome shotgun sequence, one genomic interval encodes:
- the LOC116254834 gene encoding two-component response regulator-like PRR73, translating to MGNVRVTFEECGHDDPAQTNHEKAEECEEGRGGVMGEGQELSEEDESRINEVTQVTNGALGLCNGSLQGQEATQQRNQQSQGPIIRWERFLPFRSLKVLLVENDDSTRQVVSALLRNCSYEVTAAENGLQAWRILVDLRNHIDLVLTEVVMPCLSGIGLLCKIMNHKTCKTIPVIMMSSHDSMGLVFKCLSKGAVDFLVKPIRKNELKNLWQHVWRRCHSSSGSGSESGVRTQKSADSKSAEDSDNNGNSNSNEDNGSTGLHIGDGSDNGSGTQNSWTKRAAEVDSPPLVSPWDKVADPHDSTCAQVIIPKQEAFLMPESATDDLKRQNKLSIDDPEGKELDVAALDRPSHSNCHTAEKFCMGQPPVLHDGPSRDIQEFEDKHVPKAVIETQSDNVSTKPNTQAANIDVAVAGGINTEMETVTDDVPITEKTFSDSKDPPFLGLSLKRLRSTVDGRVEANDERKVLRHSGFSAFSRYNTASTQGPTGYMDSCSVPLDQSSEAEKKNIPVPNNPLNANQVSNTSSNEQDMGSSTKNVFSKPLNIKDKSVPMSTTRGHHVSAFQPVQYCHSPQVLLHEKAIDAAMHHPKEGSQIQVHQHHHHQHHHHHHHQHAVMPQHQKNDHPDQEELSKMTVAVAPPCGSSNVLVTNGHCMNSSMNGSRSGSNHGSNGLTNTGVTNGESDTGAVGKGSNGGGSGSGSGVDQARSAQREAALTKFRQKRKERCFEKKVRYQSRKRLAEQRPRVRGQFVRQMVYDNSTPQEDD from the exons ATGGGGAATGTTCGAGTGACTTTTGAGGAGTGTGGCCATGATGACCCCGCACAAACTAATCATGAGAAAGCAGAAGAATGTGAAGAAGGTAGGGGTGGTGTCATGGGGGAGGGTCAGGAGCTCTCCGAGGAGGATGAGTCCAGAATCAACGAGGTAACCCAAGTTACTAATGGGGCGCTTGGACTCTGTAATGGGAGTCTTCAGGGTCAGGAGGCCACTCAGCAACGAAACCAGCAAAGTCAGGGCCCGATAATCCGGTGGGAACGATTTCTTCCATTCAGATCCTTGAAAGTTCTGCTAGTTGAAAATGACGATTCAACACGACAAGTTGTGAGTGCTTTGCTTCGGAATTGCAGCTATGAAG TTACTGCAGCTGAAAATGGCCTGCAAGCCTGGAGAATTCTTGTGGATTTGCGAAATCACATTGACCTTGTCTTGACTGAAGTAGTCATGCCTTGTTTATCTGGTATTGGTCTTCTTTGCAAGATAATGAACCACAAAACTTGCAAGACCATTCCAGTAATCA TGATGTCTTCTCATGATTCCATGGGTTTAGTATTTAAATGTTTGTCAAAAGGTGCAGTCGACTTTCTGGTTAAGCCTATTCGCAAGAATGAGCTTAAAAACCTTTGGCAGCATGTGTGGAGGAGATGCCATAGT TCTAGTGGTAGTGGAAGCGAAAGTGGTGTACGAACACAAAAGTCTGCAGATTCAAAAAGTGCTGAGGATTCCGACAACAATGGTAATAGTAACAGCAATGAGGACAATGGAAGCACTGGACTCCATATCGGGGATGGAAGTGATAATGGCAGTGGAACTCAG AACTCCTGGACAAAACGAGCTGCTGAAGTTGATAGCCCACCTCTGGTATCTCCTTGGGACAAAGTTGCTGATCCCCATGACAGTACATGTGCACAAGTGATTATTCCAAAGCAGGAAGCATTCTTGATGCCCGAATCAGCTACTGATGATCTTAAAAGACAAAACAAACTTTCCATTG ATGATCCAGAGGGTAAAGAATTGGACGTTGCTGCCCTTGATAGGCCTTCACATAGCAACTGTCATACTGCTGAGAAATTTTGCATGGGCCAACCACCAGTTCTGCATGATGGTCCTTCCAGAGACATTCAGGAATTTGAAGACAAACATGTGCCAAAGGCAGTCATAGAAACTCAAAGTGATAATGTCTCTACAAAGCCAAATACTCAGGCTGCCAATATAGATGTTGCCGTTGCAGGTGGTATTAACACTGAAATGGAAACAGTTACAGATGATGTTCCCATCACCGAGAAAACATTTTCTGACTCTAAAGACCCGCCATTCCTCGGATTAAGTCTTAAGCGTCTGCGGTCAACAGTAGATGGTAGGGTTGAGGCAAATGATGAAAGAAAGGTCCTCAGGCATTCTGGTTTTTCTGCATTCTCAAG GTATAATACGGCTAGTACTCAAGGTCCAACAGGATATATGGATAGTTGTTCTGTTCCACTTGATCAGAGCTCTGAGGCAGAGAAAAAGAACATTCCTGTGCCCAACAATCCTTTGAATGCCAACCAAGTTTCTAATACCAGTAGCAACGAGCAAGACATGGGTTCATCCACCAAGAATGTCTTCTCAAAACCTTTGAATATCAAGGACAAGTCAGTACCCATGTCTACCACCAGGGGCCATCATGTCTCTGCTTTTCAACCAGTTCAATACTGCCATTCACCTCAAGTTTTGCTGCATGAAAAGGCCATTGATGCAGCGATGCATCATCCAAAAGAGGGCTCTCAGATCCAAGTCCACCAAcatcaccaccaccaacaccaccaccaccatcaccaccagCATGCTGTGATGCCACAGCATCAGAAAAATGACCATCCTGACCAGGAAGAGCTGTCAAAGATGACAGTAGCTGTAGCACCACCATGTGGATCATCAAATGTTCTGGTAACCAATGGACACTGCATGAACAGCAGCATGAATGGTAGCAGATCTGGGAGTAACCATGGGAGCAATGGGCTGACAAACACTGGTGTGACAAATGGTGAAAGTGATACTGGGGCAGTCGGAAAGGGAAGTAATGGCGGAGGAAGTGGCAGTGGCAGTGGGGTGGATCAAGCTCGTTCTGCACAGCGTGAGGCAGCACTTACAAAATTCCGgcagaagaggaaagagagatgTTTTGAGAAGAAG GTGCGTTATCAAAGCCGGAAGAGACTTGCGGAACAACGTCCTCGAGTGCGTGGGCAATTTGTTCGACAGATGGTATATGATAATTCAACTCCTCAAGAAGATGACTGA